tgaaacttttttaaaagtcaatttAGAATTAATTAGACTTAACTTGATCAACTCAACAATTTTTCCTGTAACTTGGTTAAAATCcaatataatttctattttttttttgaaataaagttGTTTAACTTattttgttaagaaataaaagTAAACTTGGATGAATTCAGATTAATTTAAACAACTAGTGATTCTGATTTTCGGTTAATAACTGTTTGAAATATGatatcacttattttttttatttgtaaaagtattataataataattttttattttttaaaatttatttttaatacctattcgagaaataatttaaaaacattaatttcttttttcttacaaaaaaaacaaaaaaaccatgttaaaaCTCACCACGATACACTTCCCGTTCCAGTTAAGTTCACAATCCAAGCACGCACACCAAAAGGTCTCAAACTCCATTGCCACACTGTCTGCCATCTCCATCTGTTTTCATGTTTCAATGCTTCTTGTAAACCTCAAGAAAGTTACAACAACATTTGATCTCAGACTTTCATCTCCAACAACCTCTTCGCTTCAACTCCTTTATTCTACACTAACCTTAAACCCTAACACCAGCCAGAATCCTAAGACCCCACCAATCCAAAACCCTACAAAACCCCTAACAACACCCCAGCTCAAAACCCTAGTCCTTTCCCAATACTCCCATGGAAAGTTCTCCAACCTTATCCAAAACGTCGTTGGTTTACCTTCAGTCCTCCTCACTGCCTCTCAGAACCTCATTACCCACCACAGCAATGATGGGCTTAACTGCACTGAGTCGAACAAGTTGGCCGAGTCAACTCAGCCGAACCTCTCTCTTTACCACTCCGTTTCGAAGCGTTTCTCAATTGAAGAAATGGGTCGTGAGATTTTTGAGAATCGGTTTGATATTGAGGCTCATTGTGTCAAAATGAGTGATGAAGGTGAGACCTTGGTTCTGCCAAATTTGAAACTTAAGGTTTTTGTTGAAGCTATTAGGATTGTTTTAGAAATTGTTTATGATGATCGTTTTGTCACGTTTTCTTATGGTGGACGTGTTAATATGGGGCGGCATACGGCTATAAGGTACCTAAAGAATTCAGTGAATAATCCAAGTTGGTGGTTTAGTGTTTGTTTTAATGATGTTAagtttgataaaagaaaagtaGATAAGTTGTGCTTTTTTATAGAGGAGAAAATTAAAGATGGGATTTTGATTGATGTGATAAAGAGGTTGTTTGATTGTGGTGCGTTGAGGATTGAATTAGGTAGGTGTTATTTAGGGAAGGGGTTGCCTCAAGAATGCGGGTTGTGTTCAATATTGATTAATGTTTATTTCAATGGATTTGATAGAGAAATTCAAGAGATGCGTTTAAGAATGAGTAAAGAGAATCCTAAACTCGATCAGAATGAGATCCTTGAAGGGTCTAGTTCTTCTTATAAGCCGCTAAAGATGTATGCTGTTAGGTACTTGGATGAGATATTAGTGATTACGTCAGGTTCGAAGATGTTGACGATGAATCTGAAGAAATGGGTTTTGAAATTTCTGGAAGGCGAATTGGAGTTGAATGTGGATAGAGTAAAGACAGCTATTCATAGTGCGGTTTCTGAGAAAATTGATTTCCTAGGGATGGAATTGCAGGCTGTCCCACCATCAGTCTTGCATCCACCAATGTCGGAGAAAGCCATtagagcaagaaaaaaatatcttagaCAGAAGGAAGTTAAGGCTTTGGAATTGAAAAATGCTCGGGAGAGGAATAGGAAGAAATTGGGTTTGAAATTATTGagtcatgtttttaaaaagtcgAAGCAGAGTGATGggttcaaatttgattttcaaattgaGAATGAAGTTCGAGAAATCTTTCAAACTTGGGCAGATGAAGTGGTTCAAGATTTTTTAGGCTCCCTTGAAGAGCGTTGGACATGGCATCGAATGCTCACTGCTGGTGATTTCCTCTCCCTGAGGCACATCAGAGACCAATTGCCACAAGAGCTGGTCGATTCTTATGACAAGTTCCAAGAGCAGGTACACAAGCATCTGTCACCAGTCAAGGCTAGAAAGGCATTGGAGGAAGAAGGAAGGAGAATCaaggaagaggaggaaaggaAGTATGCTGAGAGAACCGTGGATGATCTGACAAAACTGTGCATGAAAGTCTCTGCACCTATTGAACTTGTAAGGAAGGCTGTTAAGATGGCTGGGTTTACCAATAAAATGGGCCGTCCCCGGCCTATCAGCATTCTCACTTCTCTGGAAGATGCTGATATTATCAAGTGGTATGCAGGGGTAGGGAGAAGATGGCTTGATTTCTTTTGCTGCTGCCACAACTTGAAGATGGTGAAAACTGTTGTAAGTTATCATCTAAGGTTCTCTTGTATTTTGACGTTGGCAGAAAAGCATGAAGCAACAAAAATTGAATGCATTAGGCATTACACTAAAGATTTGAAAGTCCCAGATATGAATGGAAGTGAAGAGGTTCACTTTCCCACAGA
The Populus nigra chromosome 3, ddPopNigr1.1, whole genome shotgun sequence genome window above contains:
- the LOC133688846 gene encoding nuclear intron maturase 3, mitochondrial, with product MLLVNLKKVTTTFDLRLSSPTTSSLQLLYSTLTLNPNTSQNPKTPPIQNPTKPLTTPQLKTLVLSQYSHGKFSNLIQNVVGLPSVLLTASQNLITHHSNDGLNCTESNKLAESTQPNLSLYHSVSKRFSIEEMGREIFENRFDIEAHCVKMSDEGETLVLPNLKLKVFVEAIRIVLEIVYDDRFVTFSYGGRVNMGRHTAIRYLKNSVNNPSWWFSVCFNDVKFDKRKVDKLCFFIEEKIKDGILIDVIKRLFDCGALRIELGRCYLGKGLPQECGLCSILINVYFNGFDREIQEMRLRMSKENPKLDQNEILEGSSSSYKPLKMYAVRYLDEILVITSGSKMLTMNLKKWVLKFLEGELELNVDRVKTAIHSAVSEKIDFLGMELQAVPPSVLHPPMSEKAIRARKKYLRQKEVKALELKNARERNRKKLGLKLLSHVFKKSKQSDGFKFDFQIENEVREIFQTWADEVVQDFLGSLEERWTWHRMLTAGDFLSLRHIRDQLPQELVDSYDKFQEQVHKHLSPVKARKALEEEGRRIKEEEERKYAERTVDDLTKLCMKVSAPIELVRKAVKMAGFTNKMGRPRPISILTSLEDADIIKWYAGVGRRWLDFFCCCHNLKMVKTVVSYHLRFSCILTLAEKHEATKIECIRHYTKDLKVPDMNGSEEVHFPTEKEVKMMGDKNLSDPTPVDGALSLLLIRLASDEPSHSCVGHFCDKNDTVMYRVRLLQNILNVNPADEDKWVPRMSAIHESLNQMCFPLCSDHKSDLYTGKITLQDVDCTSYVNVD